In Verrucomicrobiota bacterium, the genomic stretch AATGGCTTCACCGCCAGCGCTGCCCTGCCTCGCCCACGTAAATACCCCAGCAGCAATGCCGTCAGCACGGTTTTCCCCGCCCCGGTATCCGTTCCAGTGATAAAAATAATTTTGCCCATAAACGGCGACTACGCTTGTTTCTGCGGCACTTTTGGCGGATAATTCAACCCGGCTGGTACGGTGTTGTTTGATTGGCCCCTGCCCTCTATCCCTTCTGGTTAATCACCCGCAACGCCTTCTTGCCCAGTATGCCGTTGCTGGCAACGATATCATAAAAATGGTCTGGCCGTCCCGCCTGGCACAAAAATTCCCCGCCGGCACATTCAATAATCAAGGCCCCGGCCGCGATATCCCATAGCCGGATATTGCGTTCATAATACACGTCCATGCGGCCCGAGGCCACGTAGGTGAGGCACAATGCTGCGGCACCCATAATGCGGATTTTCCGCACCCGATTCACCAGCCGCTCAATTTGCGGCAACATTTCCCGGAGCACTTTTTTACTTTTGGAAAACCCCAGCGTGAGAATGGCCTCGCGCAAATCAGCGCGGTCACTGACGTGGATACGGCGACCGTTCAACCAGGCTGATTGCCCCCGGATGGCCGTCCACAGTTCATCGGTGAACGGCTCGTAGATTACGGCCACTTGGGATTCAAACCCGTCGTACTGCTTGCTTTCGCGCGACGCCGAACTCCCGGAAACTCTTTCCTGAAGGGCAATGGAGACGCACGCATGGGGAATGCCATAGGCAAAATTAACCGTGCCGTCAATCGGGTCCACTACCCAGCGTTGCGCGGCGGCGGGGTCACCGGCAACCCCCTCCTCACCCAGCAAGGCGATTTTGGGAAAAGCCGTTCGCAGCCGGCGCTCAATCAAAGCCTGGCAGCGCACATCCAATTCCAGCTTGATGTCGTGCTGCATGATTTCGTTGATTTTCTTGGGGGCGCGCAGGTTTTGACGCATCAATTTACCCGCCGCCCGCGCGGCCGCCACCGCCGCGCTCAAAGCCCGTTTTTGTTCGATTAATTTCATATGTGCTTGCCACGCCGACCCTGGAATCGCATCTGCATGGGCATCGCCGGGGTCGTGCCAACGACTAACCACGCGTCATCATTGATGCTGCAAATTCAGCTTCAAAGTCAAGTTAATTGAGTGGAGTTAATTGAGTGGAATAATGGTAACAAACAATTCTAAATCAGCACCCGGGTGAAACGCCTGGATTCCATCCCACCGTGCATGCCATACCACAGGTCATTTGCGTGCGGCCAGTTCCATCTACCAAGGGAGCGGATGGAACTTGATCGCCACGGGATCCGCGTTATCCGGGGAAAACTCCAGCGTCAAAAAACCGCCGTCTTTCAGCAGTTCGATGCCGGTCAGTGAGGGGCAGAGGACGACGTTAAACGGCTTCCATTTCCGCGCCTCAGCCAGGGCGGTGCTCATCCGGCGGGCAGTATTGCCCAGAAAGCGGATGGGCGGCATTCCACCGAGCAAACGGCTGAGCTTCAACACTTGATTGGTATGCAGATGGCCGATGAGGGTGTGTGCTACGCGGGACATTTTGGTGCGCACGGCGTCCAACTCCATCAAAAATGGCAGCGCGGAAGGGTCATGGCAGAATAGCAGCACCCGCTGTTCAGGCTTCAGCGCCGCAAACGCTGCCACGATCTCTGCAAGGTGTTCCTTCCGAAGCCGCCACCATTCCGCGCGCTCGGACGCCAGCGCCTCACTTTCCAGAACGGGCAACCCGACCAGCGTCGAGGTCACCCCCAGCAACACAAAACGGCCGCGTTCGACGCGCCAAAACGGTTGTAGCCCCAGTTCTGTCACCGCGCGCCGGTAACTCTCCAGGCGCAATCCGCCGCAGCCACCGAACAGGCTGAACTTCCCCAACTCATGATCGCCAATCGTGGCCGCAAAATTCGGCGCAAAGCGCGCCCGCAACGTGTCGAGGCACATCCGAGTACTCTCACGCACCGCGTCATCCGCCACGCCGATGAACGCGCTGTCACAGGAGTAATCCCCGTTCACAATGGCGAAATCCGGCTGACCGGCGGCGTCCACTAACCGCTGCAACATACCGTGATGCAGCAGCGGATTGGAGAGCCAGATGAAACGCCGTTGCAACCGGGCGGCGGTTTTGATCAGCCAATTTTTTATAACGGCGGATTCATACCCCGTCCGTTGGCGTTCTTGCGGACCAGCGAAATGAATATCGCTGGCCACCAAAATTTTAAGCGGTGCAGCCATGCCGGTAGAGCCAAGGTAGCGCGAACACCTCAGGATTGTCGAGCCATTTGCCCGTGCTCCCGGCCTGCACCAACAGACCGGCTCCCCGTCTCGGGCTTTCGTGTCAACCTAAGCGGCGTTTCATTTGGCTCGAACCACTGAACCTGAGCAAGCTAAGGAGCGCGGACCTCCGGTCCGCTGGGGGGTGCGAGAGCAGCTCCGGTGATTCGCTCCGCAGTGCGTGCGGCTAAAGCAGTCAAAACCACGCGGGCCGGAGGCCCGCGCTCCTTAGGTTGGCGCCAATGCGGCTAGGGAGTCCGTTCCCCCGCCCCGTAGGCCGCCGTGGTCCAAAAAGTGGCAGCCGATTGGAGGGGTACAATTTTTCCTGAAAATTTTGCTTGTCCAGTCCGGGGAAAATCGCCATAAGAATGCCCATGAACAATCCGAGTACACAATCGCAATTGCCATCATACATCGTCAACGCGACGCCCAACCCTGTGGCGAACCGCGCACCTTGGTTTAAAAACACCGCCCCGACCTACGCGGGCATCTTCCTCTGGTTCGTGTTCTGGCAGGGGGCCGCAGAAGGCCCCGGGGCTGGCACCCTATCCCAAGGAATTGGCTGGGCGCTGATCAGCCTCGTAATCGCCGCCTTGGTCTGTCATTTCCTATTTTATCTTATTCCCGGCCTATTGGGACAGAAAACCGGTTTACCGTTGTACATCGTGGGCACCTCCACCTTCGGTGCTTCCGGTGGTTTTATCATGCCGGGCTTCCTGATGGGCCTGCTGCAATTTGGCTGGCTGGGCGTGAATATCTATTTTTCGGCGCTCGCTTTGGCCGATGTCATCCCCGTCAAAGCTGAAATTCTCATGGTGGTCTGGGGTATCCTAGCCGCCTTCGTGGGCTTGAAGGGTATTCAGTACGTGGCCAAGGTCGCCACCTTCCTGCCGCTGATTCCGCTAGCCATCCTGGCCATGCTCCTCGCCAAGACCATTGGCAGTGTTGGCAGCTTCAATCCGGCGATGCTCGCTCCAGTTGACGCTGCCGCCACCGCCGTGGGTGCCAAGAGCGCAGCGTTGAGTCACTTTGGTGTGCTGGCGTTGGTATTAACCGCCGTGGTGGGCTTCTTCGCCACAGCAGGTGCCGCTGGCGTGGATTTCGGCACCAACAGCCGCGATAGCAAGGATGTCCAAATGGGCGGTATCGTCGGTATCGCGCTGGCCATTCTGCTCACCGCAGGTGCGGCGATGTTGATTGTCGCGGGTGTCTATGGGAATGCAGCCCTGGCCGCCAAGGCCGTTACGGCCAAAGCGGGATTGAACGCATTTAGCATGATTCCGGTGGTGTTGGGCGACGATATGTCCAAGTGGTTGAAGTTTGCCCTGGCGATTGCCGCCTTCCCGCCGGCTTGCTTCTCCTCCTTCATTGCCGCCAATTGTTTCAAGACCACGCTGCCCAAGGTGAATCCCTTCATCTCGGTGGGTATCGGCGCGGCGGTCAGCATCGTGCTGGCGGTGACCGCCCTGGCCGGCAAAGCGATCATCGTTTTCCAGATCATCGGCGCGTCCTTCGGCCCGATCTGCGGCGCGATGATGGTGGATTATTTGATCAACGGCAAACGCTGGACTGGCCCGCGCGCGGGCTTTAACCCGGCGGGTTGGATCGCTTGGGCGGCTGGTTTTGTGGTCGGCTTGTTGCCCATCATCAAAGTGTATGATGTCCCGGCTGCCCCGGTAGCCGCCTTCATAGTCGGTGCGGTGGTTTATTTCGCCTGCGCCACGGCTGGTATGCAATCACCGGTGTTGCCACTGGCCGCCGCTGATAAGCAGCAAAAGTAAATCTCGTTTTGACCAGCACACCCGCCGTTCAGGAATGGACGGCGGGTGTTTTGTTTTTACAGCGGAATCAGGTGCAAAGCAGGAAACCTATGGCATCTTGAACCAGCATGAACAGTTCAGGTGACTTTTTAGAGCCCCCCGGCTTATGGGTATCGGTGGACCGGGTGATCTATGACCGAAGCTTGCCGGCCCCAGCGGACCGCCCGCACAGTTTTGTGTATTTCATCACCATCCATAATGACACCGACCAACCTATCACCATCAAGGGGCGCAAATGGGTGGTTGTGAATGATCGCAATGAAATCCTGGCGTTGGAAGGAGATGGCGTGGTGGGCAAGTTTCCCACGATCGCCCCGGGCGATGTCTTCAGCTATAACAGCCGACATGTGCTGGACAAAAACCATGCCGTCGCAGAAGGCAGCTACATTGGCTTGGACGCTCACGGGCACAAGGTTCTGGTCCGGATTCCCAAGTTCAAAATGGTCGTGCCGGATTGACAGAAAAGCTCAGTCCATTATCACCAACGTTACCGAAATTGTCGCCCAAGCCAATGCTAGACGCGGCACCTTCGGCATGTTGTTGATGGATAAAAAACTGTACACGGAGAGCACCGGAAAGCACCCAAAAGGAAATTTTGATAAGAAGTGCGGCTTGTCTTTTCCCGGCGGTATTGTATCGTTTCTTTGTTGCTAGGCAATCGTCGGGTTGTGGCAAGCCACTTCCCGGCATTTTTTATGTTGGCTAAACGTGTTATTCCTTGCCTTGATGTGCATGATGGCAAAGTCACCCGGGGCGTCCAGTTTGGACGCGCCGAGAAGGGTGAATTGCGCAATGTGGGCGATCCGGTGGAACTCGCCGTCCGCTATAATGAGCAGGGAGCGGATGAAATGGTGTTCTTCGACATCACCGCCAGCGCGCACGGGCGGGCCAGCATGATTGAGGTCATCCAGCGGGCGGCGGATCAGTGCTTTATGCCGTTGACCGTCGGCGGCGGCATCCGCACGGTGGAGGATATGCACGTCATGCTGCTGTCCGGCGCGGACAAGGTCAGCATCAACACGTCCGCCATTACGACGCCGGACTTGATTCGTGCCGGCGCCGAGAAGTTCGGCAGCCAATGCATCGTGGTCTCGATTGA encodes the following:
- a CDS encoding inositol monophosphatase family protein encodes the protein MKLIEQKRALSAAVAAARAAGKLMRQNLRAPKKINEIMQHDIKLELDVRCQALIERRLRTAFPKIALLGEEGVAGDPAAAQRWVVDPIDGTVNFAYGIPHACVSIALQERVSGSSASRESKQYDGFESQVAVIYEPFTDELWTAIRGQSAWLNGRRIHVSDRADLREAILTLGFSKSKKVLREMLPQIERLVNRVRKIRIMGAAALCLTYVASGRMDVYYERNIRLWDIAAGALIIECAGGEFLCQAGRPDHFYDIVASNGILGKKALRVINQKG
- a CDS encoding metallophosphoesterase; this encodes MAAPLKILVASDIHFAGPQERQRTGYESAVIKNWLIKTAARLQRRFIWLSNPLLHHGMLQRLVDAAGQPDFAIVNGDYSCDSAFIGVADDAVRESTRMCLDTLRARFAPNFAATIGDHELGKFSLFGGCGGLRLESYRRAVTELGLQPFWRVERGRFVLLGVTSTLVGLPVLESEALASERAEWWRLRKEHLAEIVAAFAALKPEQRVLLFCHDPSALPFLMELDAVRTKMSRVAHTLIGHLHTNQVLKLSRLLGGMPPIRFLGNTARRMSTALAEARKWKPFNVVLCPSLTGIELLKDGGFLTLEFSPDNADPVAIKFHPLPW
- a CDS encoding cytosine permease encodes the protein MNNPSTQSQLPSYIVNATPNPVANRAPWFKNTAPTYAGIFLWFVFWQGAAEGPGAGTLSQGIGWALISLVIAALVCHFLFYLIPGLLGQKTGLPLYIVGTSTFGASGGFIMPGFLMGLLQFGWLGVNIYFSALALADVIPVKAEILMVVWGILAAFVGLKGIQYVAKVATFLPLIPLAILAMLLAKTIGSVGSFNPAMLAPVDAAATAVGAKSAALSHFGVLALVLTAVVGFFATAGAAGVDFGTNSRDSKDVQMGGIVGIALAILLTAGAAMLIVAGVYGNAALAAKAVTAKAGLNAFSMIPVVLGDDMSKWLKFALAIAAFPPACFSSFIAANCFKTTLPKVNPFISVGIGAAVSIVLAVTALAGKAIIVFQIIGASFGPICGAMMVDYLINGKRWTGPRAGFNPAGWIAWAAGFVVGLLPIIKVYDVPAAPVAAFIVGAVVYFACATAGMQSPVLPLAAADKQQK
- a CDS encoding ApaG domain is translated as MNSSGDFLEPPGLWVSVDRVIYDRSLPAPADRPHSFVYFITIHNDTDQPITIKGRKWVVVNDRNEILALEGDGVVGKFPTIAPGDVFSYNSRHVLDKNHAVAEGSYIGLDAHGHKVLVRIPKFKMVVPD
- the hisF gene encoding imidazole glycerol phosphate synthase subunit HisF, which produces MLAKRVIPCLDVHDGKVTRGVQFGRAEKGELRNVGDPVELAVRYNEQGADEMVFFDITASAHGRASMIEVIQRAADQCFMPLTVGGGIRTVEDMHVMLLSGADKVSINTSAITTPDLIRAGAEKFGSQCIVVSIDAKKVAPDRWEVFTHGGRKTTGLDAVEWAKKAVALGAGEIVLNSIDADGTKKGFDLVITRRISETVSVPVVASGGAGSLEHMAEVLLAGRADAVLAASIFHFGEYTVGDVKRFMAAKNIPVRLA